One stretch of Acidobacteriota bacterium DNA includes these proteins:
- a CDS encoding helix-turn-helix domain-containing protein has translation MKTTLRRYRFDRGELSQQQLADMVDVSRQTIVSIERGDYAPSVKLALLLAETLEATVEDLFVLEEKDHA, from the coding sequence ATGAAAACGACACTGAGAAGATACCGTTTTGACCGCGGAGAGCTGAGCCAGCAGCAACTGGCCGATATGGTCGACGTCTCCCGACAGACCATCGTGTCGATCGAACGCGGAGACTATGCCCCCTCCGTGAAGCTGGCGCTTCTGCTGGCAGAGACACTGGAGGCCACAGTCGAAGACCTGTTTGTCCTGGAGGAAAAGGACCATGCGTAA
- a CDS encoding DUF418 domain-containing protein: protein AGWQRRYLGVVLGSLQGAIPLLIGLLALRLGVFERHAVGWRLLIAVTLIGVPWWVFGQFRLDQKLWPAAWVIPSVRVAAGIKSGFGLAYRWQLGLHAIYILAITLLVDRSQTWERRLTAVFGAAGRMALTNYVIQFAVIGIVFGNYAIDAKTITPQLGLAGAGTLFGALIVFSRWWLARFRFGPAEWLLRSLTYARFQPFRRPEAVEV from the coding sequence AAGCGGGCTGGCAGCGACGCTACTTGGGCGTCGTGCTGGGCTCCCTTCAGGGAGCGATCCCGCTGCTGATCGGGCTTCTCGCCCTGCGTCTGGGCGTGTTCGAGCGGCACGCGGTCGGTTGGCGACTCCTCATCGCCGTCACTCTCATTGGCGTGCCATGGTGGGTGTTCGGTCAGTTTCGTCTCGACCAGAAACTCTGGCCAGCCGCATGGGTGATCCCTTCAGTGCGTGTCGCGGCGGGAATCAAGAGTGGGTTTGGACTCGCTTACCGCTGGCAGCTGGGACTCCATGCGATCTATATCCTGGCTATCACGCTGCTCGTCGACAGGTCGCAAACGTGGGAGCGCAGGCTCACCGCGGTCTTCGGCGCGGCTGGCCGGATGGCGCTCACGAACTACGTGATTCAGTTCGCCGTGATAGGCATCGTGTTCGGCAACTACGCAATCGACGCAAAGACAATCACCCCTCAACTCGGACTGGCTGGCGCGGGAACCCTATTTGGCGCACTCATAGTGTTCAGCCGGTGGTGGCTGGCGCGATTCCGCTTCGGGCCCGCTGAGTGGTTGCTTCGGTCACTGACGTATGCGAGGTTTCAGCCCTTTCGTCGGCCTGAGGCAGTGGAAGTGTGA
- a CDS encoding 50S ribosomal protein L11 methyltransferase codes for MRTWPALTLTFPNDQPGCDRPGVNVVGETSEPAVSLQDRVSACLDGLDVVAIEEPSADVWRVCFRDTVARDQAVGALGDLIDAGLAIEEVDVPDEDWARRSQAAIHAIRVGGVVVAPPWDPAAVAPTPDALTIVIEPGMGFGSGHHSTTRLCLQALQRVSPHGRAVLDIGTGSGVLAIASALLGASSVLAVDVDPDALDSARTNAALNGDPTTLTFRQADFRAERLPQADIVLANLTGAMLASSADDVLTLCRPGGAAILSGITVEEATGVLEAFASRARIEWQASEEGWIGLIVRP; via the coding sequence ATGCGAACCTGGCCGGCACTGACGCTGACCTTTCCGAATGACCAACCTGGTTGCGACCGGCCGGGCGTGAACGTTGTCGGCGAGACCTCCGAACCGGCCGTATCGCTGCAGGACCGTGTTTCGGCCTGCCTCGACGGCCTTGATGTCGTCGCCATTGAAGAACCGTCCGCAGACGTCTGGCGGGTCTGTTTCCGAGACACCGTTGCGCGGGACCAGGCCGTCGGCGCTCTCGGCGATCTGATTGACGCGGGTCTGGCGATCGAGGAAGTCGACGTGCCAGACGAAGACTGGGCTCGTCGAAGTCAGGCGGCGATACACGCCATCCGAGTAGGCGGGGTTGTCGTGGCTCCGCCGTGGGACCCCGCGGCTGTCGCGCCGACGCCGGATGCCTTGACCATCGTCATCGAACCGGGCATGGGATTCGGCAGTGGGCATCACTCGACCACACGGCTGTGCCTCCAGGCCCTCCAGCGAGTGAGCCCGCACGGGCGGGCGGTGCTGGATATCGGCACGGGATCCGGTGTGCTCGCGATCGCGTCGGCGCTGCTAGGAGCGTCATCCGTGCTGGCGGTCGATGTCGATCCCGACGCGCTGGATTCGGCGCGCACCAATGCGGCATTGAACGGCGATCCCACGACGCTTACCTTCCGGCAGGCCGATTTCAGAGCTGAGCGCCTGCCCCAGGCCGACATCGTGCTGGCCAACCTGACGGGCGCGATGCTGGCCTCGTCGGCCGACGACGTGCTGACACTCTGCCGGCCGGGTGGCGCGGCGATTCTGAGCGGCATCACCGTCGAAGAAGCCACGGGAGTTCTGGAGGCGTTTGCCAGTCGCGCGAGGATCGAATGGCAGGCCAGCGAGGAAGGCTGGATCGGCCTTATCGTGCGGCCCTGA
- the dnaJ gene encoding molecular chaperone DnaJ — MSRRDYYEVLGLARTASEQEIKSAYRKLALQYHPDRNPGDKSAEEKFKEAAEAYAVIADRDKRASYDRFGHAGVGNSTGGGFDPSVFQGFEDIFGGLGDIFGLGDMFGGGRRRGGPQRGSDLRYDLEISFEEAARGVETAIQIPRLEQCDTCRGTGAAAGSAPTRCPQCQGRGQLRYQQGFFVVSRTCGSCNGSGSVIANPCAACRGTGQLTRDRKLTVKIPAGISSGQRLRLYSEGEAGAMGGPAGDLYVVVQVQEHEFFKREGDDLYCEVAVNFSTLALGGEITVPTVDSEESLRIPDGTDAGTVFRIRGKGVPNVSGRGRGDLHVLVQAKTPKKLTKEQKAAIQHLAKVLPPDKVEVRKPGQESEDRGVFGRVKDLFS; from the coding sequence GTGAGCAGGCGAGATTACTACGAAGTGCTCGGTCTCGCGCGGACGGCATCCGAACAGGAAATTAAGAGCGCGTACCGCAAGCTGGCACTGCAGTACCATCCCGATCGCAATCCGGGCGACAAGTCCGCCGAGGAGAAATTCAAGGAAGCTGCCGAAGCGTACGCGGTGATTGCCGATCGCGACAAGCGAGCCTCCTACGATCGGTTCGGCCACGCGGGCGTCGGAAACTCCACCGGTGGCGGATTCGACCCGTCCGTGTTCCAGGGCTTCGAAGACATCTTCGGCGGACTCGGTGACATCTTCGGGCTTGGCGACATGTTTGGAGGAGGCCGCCGCCGGGGCGGGCCACAGCGCGGATCAGACCTGCGCTACGATCTCGAAATCAGTTTCGAAGAGGCCGCCCGCGGCGTCGAGACCGCGATCCAGATTCCCCGGCTCGAACAGTGCGACACATGCCGGGGGACGGGCGCCGCAGCCGGCAGTGCGCCGACGCGCTGTCCACAATGCCAGGGCCGGGGACAACTTCGCTACCAGCAGGGCTTCTTCGTCGTCTCCCGCACGTGCGGGTCATGCAATGGATCGGGGTCGGTCATCGCGAACCCGTGCGCCGCGTGTCGAGGCACGGGACAACTCACCCGAGATCGCAAGCTCACCGTCAAGATCCCGGCCGGGATTTCGAGCGGCCAGCGCCTCCGCCTGTACAGCGAGGGAGAGGCCGGGGCCATGGGCGGGCCCGCAGGCGATCTCTACGTCGTCGTCCAGGTCCAGGAGCACGAGTTCTTCAAGCGTGAGGGCGACGACCTCTACTGCGAGGTGGCCGTCAACTTCTCGACGCTGGCTCTCGGGGGAGAGATCACCGTCCCGACCGTGGATAGCGAGGAGTCGCTCCGGATCCCGGACGGCACTGACGCCGGTACGGTCTTCCGCATCCGAGGCAAGGGCGTGCCGAACGTCAGCGGGCGGGGTCGCGGCGATCTCCATGTGCTCGTCCAGGCGAAGACCCCCAAGAAGCTCACCAAGGAACAGAAGGCCGCCATCCAGCATCTCGCCAAAGTGCTGCCGCCTGACAAGGTCGAAGTCCGGAAGCCGGGCCAGGAATCCGAGGACCGCGGCGTGTTCGGTCGCGTCAAGGATCTGTTCAGCTGA
- the grpE gene encoding nucleotide exchange factor GrpE, producing MNEPDQVGAADDDAPVVPTGRPDRDAVSDTETPTREQALEQERDQYYDRLLRTSAEFDNYRRRVDRERREQADRTVTDVFLEMLPIIDDLERALKAEAAGEQAEAYRQGVELIYRQMVELLRRRGVTPFDALGQDFDPHLHQAVVSEEAPDRRDGEVIEQFRRGYMAGDRLLRPATVKVARA from the coding sequence ATGAATGAACCCGATCAGGTCGGCGCGGCCGACGACGACGCGCCGGTTGTTCCGACGGGGAGGCCCGACCGGGACGCGGTCTCGGACACCGAGACTCCGACCCGGGAACAGGCGCTCGAGCAGGAGCGCGACCAGTATTACGACCGCCTGCTGCGCACGTCGGCCGAGTTCGACAACTACCGCCGGAGAGTCGACCGCGAGCGCCGCGAACAGGCAGACCGGACCGTGACCGACGTGTTTCTGGAGATGTTGCCGATTATCGATGACCTCGAGCGCGCGCTGAAGGCCGAGGCCGCCGGCGAACAGGCCGAGGCGTACCGCCAGGGCGTCGAGCTCATCTATCGACAGATGGTGGAACTGTTGAGGCGGCGCGGCGTGACGCCGTTCGACGCGCTCGGCCAGGATTTCGACCCACACCTGCATCAAGCCGTCGTCTCTGAAGAAGCACCCGACCGGCGCGATGGGGAAGTGATCGAGCAGTTCAGACGCGGCTACATGGCCGGCGATCGCCTGCTCCGGCCGGCGACGGTCAAGGTGGCCCGGGCGTGA
- the hrcA gene encoding heat-inducible transcriptional repressor HrcA, whose product MAIEPLSLNERSRRILATLVREHIDSGEPVASQVLVRRGGFGLSSATIRNVLARLEKLGYVRQPHTSAGRVPTDSGYRIYVNSLLTRPRVSRATSSVEAQMLERIGGRPDFDTVISAVPHMLSQASRHVAFATTPSAGTAEFQRIEFVPLGSGRVLVIVVARNSQVSHKVIELEDEVAAGELEQAANYLNIEFSGMSLAAVRDAVLERMSHDRILYDRLMARALRLARSTFEGLGHQVSLFVDGTSALVDEVSAPSSGITLAALGVLVRLIEEKHRLVQLLNEYIDTPGLTVIIGAEHSDPTLRQFSLVASTYSDGRDTGSVGLIGPLRMHYARAISMVDGAAQAVSRVLTEPSGQKTPRDT is encoded by the coding sequence ATGGCCATAGAACCGCTGTCTCTCAACGAGCGTTCGCGCCGCATTCTCGCGACGCTGGTGCGGGAGCACATCGACTCGGGCGAACCCGTGGCCTCGCAGGTACTTGTGCGCCGAGGCGGCTTCGGTTTGTCGTCAGCGACGATTCGCAACGTCCTCGCACGGCTGGAGAAGCTCGGCTATGTCCGGCAGCCTCACACGTCGGCCGGCCGCGTGCCGACCGATTCCGGCTACCGGATCTACGTAAACAGCCTGCTGACCCGCCCGCGGGTCTCGCGTGCGACCTCGTCGGTCGAGGCGCAGATGCTCGAGCGGATTGGCGGCCGGCCTGACTTCGACACGGTGATTTCGGCCGTGCCGCACATGCTCTCACAGGCCTCGCGTCATGTCGCATTCGCGACGACGCCGTCTGCCGGTACGGCGGAGTTCCAGCGCATCGAGTTCGTGCCGCTCGGGTCGGGCCGCGTGCTCGTCATCGTTGTCGCACGCAATTCGCAGGTCAGCCATAAGGTCATCGAACTCGAAGACGAGGTGGCCGCGGGCGAACTCGAGCAGGCGGCCAACTATCTGAACATCGAGTTCTCCGGCATGTCCCTGGCGGCAGTCCGTGACGCGGTGCTGGAACGCATGTCCCACGACCGCATCCTCTACGACCGTTTGATGGCCCGGGCGTTGCGACTGGCGCGCTCGACGTTTGAAGGGCTGGGCCATCAGGTCTCGCTCTTTGTCGACGGCACCTCAGCCCTGGTCGACGAAGTGTCGGCCCCGTCCAGCGGCATCACGCTGGCGGCGCTGGGCGTGCTGGTCCGCCTGATCGAAGAGAAACATCGCCTCGTCCAGCTGTTGAACGAGTACATCGACACGCCTGGCCTCACGGTCATCATCGGGGCCGAGCATTCCGATCCGACCCTCCGCCAGTTCAGCCTGGTCGCGTCGACGTATTCGGATGGCAGGGACACCGGGTCGGTCGGCCTGATCGGTCCGCTGCGAATGCACTACGCCAGGGCCATCTCGATGGTGGACGGCGCGGCGCAGGCGGTCTCCCGCGTACTCACCGAACCGTCAGGCCAGAAGACCCCGAGAGATACCTAG
- a CDS encoding 5'-deoxyadenosine deaminase, protein MSSILIRGGTILTMNDAMDVFIGDVSVRDGRIAAIGGGIEGPHDRTVDASGSLVLPGFIQTHVHLCQTLFRGYADDLALIDWLRLRVWPMEAAHTPASLRASARLAACELLLTGTTTALTMETVHDTDVVFDAIAGTGLRATIGKCMMDADAQVPRRLLEDTQASIDDSLDIQRRWTGAANGRLSAAFAPRFAVSCSRALLEAVASLSASADVLVHTHASEQQEEVRIVERLTGRRNLEYFADIGLTSPRLCLAHCIWVDPHEQALMAEHDCKVLHCPGSNLKLGSGLAPIPELRARGICVSLGADGAACNNRLDMFEEMRLAAVIQAVRNGPGALPARDVVWMATREGARALRLQADIGSIEVGKRADLIVVDVSRLHTTPGPDPYSTLVYAARGTDVSTTIVDGQMLVSDFALAHLDPVEIAAEARTEARALALRAGI, encoded by the coding sequence GTGTCGAGCATCCTGATTCGCGGCGGAACGATCCTCACGATGAACGACGCCATGGACGTCTTCATCGGCGACGTGTCGGTGCGCGATGGCCGGATCGCCGCCATTGGCGGAGGGATCGAAGGACCGCACGATCGCACCGTCGACGCGTCAGGCTCGCTGGTGCTGCCAGGTTTCATCCAGACACACGTGCACCTGTGTCAGACGCTGTTCCGAGGATATGCCGACGATCTCGCGCTGATCGACTGGCTGCGCCTGCGGGTGTGGCCGATGGAGGCGGCCCACACGCCTGCGTCGCTCCGGGCCTCGGCCCGACTGGCTGCCTGCGAGTTGCTGTTGACGGGCACGACAACGGCGCTGACGATGGAAACCGTCCATGACACCGACGTGGTGTTCGATGCGATCGCGGGGACGGGCCTGCGAGCGACGATCGGGAAGTGCATGATGGACGCCGACGCGCAGGTGCCGCGGCGCCTGCTCGAAGACACGCAGGCCTCGATCGACGACAGCCTGGATATCCAGCGGCGATGGACCGGCGCGGCCAACGGGCGGCTCTCCGCGGCCTTCGCTCCCCGCTTCGCCGTGTCCTGCTCGCGAGCGCTGCTCGAAGCCGTGGCGTCGCTGTCGGCGAGTGCGGATGTCCTGGTCCATACCCACGCGTCCGAGCAGCAAGAGGAAGTACGTATCGTCGAGCGGCTCACGGGCCGCCGCAACCTTGAGTACTTCGCGGACATCGGCCTTACGTCGCCGCGGCTTTGCCTCGCGCACTGCATCTGGGTCGACCCGCACGAACAGGCGCTGATGGCCGAACACGATTGCAAGGTGCTCCACTGTCCCGGCTCGAATCTGAAGCTCGGGAGCGGCCTGGCCCCGATTCCAGAACTGCGGGCGCGGGGCATCTGTGTGTCGCTCGGCGCCGACGGCGCCGCGTGCAACAACCGCCTCGACATGTTCGAGGAGATGCGCCTCGCGGCAGTCATCCAGGCGGTGCGGAACGGGCCAGGGGCGTTGCCAGCCCGCGACGTCGTCTGGATGGCCACGCGCGAAGGCGCGCGGGCTCTGCGATTGCAGGCGGACATCGGGTCGATCGAGGTCGGCAAGCGAGCCGATCTCATCGTCGTTGACGTGAGCCGATTGCACACCACGCCAGGGCCCGATCCGTATTCCACGCTGGTCTATGCGGCACGCGGAACCGACGTCAGCACGACGATCGTAGATGGCCAGATGCTGGTGAGCGACTTCGCGCTTGCGCACCTCGATCCCGTCGAGATCGCGGCGGAGGCCAGGACCGAGGCGAGAGCTCTCGCGTTGCGTGCCGGGATTTGA
- a CDS encoding XdhC/CoxI family protein, translating to MQEAVFSAVVRALELGEAAALVTIVATRGSTPQRVGAKMLVWEDGRTVGTIGGGCYENDAAGKARELIRTRTAQVVRYDLTDDVAEEHGLICGGQMEVFIEPLDPSPHVYLIGAGHISQHLAAVAHDVGFRVHVVDDRGKFASPARFPDAVEVAVEPIPDWLARTELPPSAYVVVVTRGHKHDLTAMQALAGRAFRYVGMIGSRVKVARIREALAQSGVAPAWLDAVRAPIGLRIGAVTPEEIAVSIVAELVAVRRGAIEQPETSALSMKLVCTGA from the coding sequence GTGCAGGAAGCGGTCTTTTCCGCCGTCGTCCGCGCCCTCGAACTCGGCGAGGCGGCGGCGCTGGTCACCATCGTCGCGACTCGCGGATCCACGCCCCAGCGCGTTGGCGCAAAGATGCTCGTCTGGGAAGACGGACGCACCGTCGGAACCATCGGCGGCGGATGCTACGAGAACGACGCGGCCGGCAAGGCCCGCGAGCTCATCCGCACGCGAACAGCACAGGTCGTCCGCTACGATCTGACCGATGACGTCGCCGAAGAACACGGGCTCATCTGCGGAGGACAGATGGAGGTCTTCATCGAACCGCTCGACCCGTCCCCGCACGTCTACCTGATCGGCGCGGGACACATCAGCCAGCATCTCGCGGCCGTCGCCCACGATGTCGGCTTCCGTGTTCATGTCGTCGACGATCGCGGCAAGTTCGCGAGCCCTGCCCGGTTTCCGGACGCTGTCGAGGTCGCCGTCGAGCCGATCCCGGACTGGCTGGCGCGAACCGAACTGCCGCCGTCGGCGTACGTGGTGGTGGTCACGCGAGGCCATAAGCACGATTTGACCGCCATGCAGGCCCTGGCCGGTCGCGCATTCCGCTACGTCGGGATGATTGGCAGCCGGGTCAAGGTGGCGCGCATCAGAGAAGCCCTGGCGCAGTCTGGCGTCGCCCCTGCGTGGCTCGACGCCGTCCGTGCGCCGATTGGCCTGCGAATCGGCGCCGTCACCCCCGAGGAGATTGCCGTCAGCATCGTCGCGGAACTGGTGGCTGTCCGGCGAGGCGCGATCGAGCAGCCGGAGACCTCGGCCTTGTCCATGAAACTGGTCTGCACCGGAGCATAG
- a CDS encoding PBP1A family penicillin-binding protein, whose translation MTPDATSAKKPARPKQRKRRLKRWIALVLGIPLVVALAVTGYYYVTFARLIDERLHGERVRTIPKVFARPFEIRRGQWLSGQQIVDRLNDLGYAERAKAEKPGEFARIDNLLTVLPRGGDQAGRSIRVTLRSLGPRDPRPFGPDGKPLPTTVIDRIDVAGAQAIGAVQLERPLMTALVTANREKRRRVSLSLIPRMMVQAVLAIEDRRFYEHPGIDPIRIVGAVITNIRGNKPYLVGASTLTQQLIKNFFLTPEKSWRRKLQEQFLAVVLETRATKDEILELYLNDVYLGQRGSFGIHGVPEAARLFFGKDVTNLSLAEAATIAGVIQAPFTHSPFSSTTRARDRRNVVLQAMADAGYVSTAAAERAGREPVQIAAHALDTEAPYFIDLLGQVLAEQYPGLLASTLPVEIYTTLDINQQRIAQDAVHDGLAQIDLQLSRRKIKTRAQVALIAVDPRTGDILALVGGRTYSQSQFNRALAARRQPGSVFKPFVYLAAFENAAHEGLTDITPATIVDDVQTTFTFEGKEWTPGNYENEYDGAITLRRALAHSRNTATVKVAEMTGYDKVANLWKQVGSSTVPKPYPSIALGVFEATPFEVATAYTIFPNYGELRPLRALSRIFNGGHEVRVVTPPARRITRRDATFLVTNMMRSVLNEGTGASARSYGFSADAAGKTGTTNDLRDAWFVGFTPELLTAVWVGFDDNQPLGLSGAVAALPIWTRFMMGALAGRPRTSFGVPDGITFVDIDRDTGKIAQPACPRVFSEAFLIGTEPTEICTLHKF comes from the coding sequence GTGACGCCTGACGCCACATCAGCCAAGAAGCCGGCCCGACCCAAGCAGCGGAAGCGGCGCCTCAAGCGGTGGATCGCGCTCGTGCTCGGGATCCCGCTCGTGGTGGCGCTGGCCGTCACCGGGTACTACTACGTCACGTTTGCGAGGCTGATCGATGAACGGCTCCACGGTGAGCGCGTGCGGACGATTCCCAAGGTCTTCGCGAGGCCCTTCGAGATCCGCCGTGGTCAATGGCTCTCGGGGCAGCAGATTGTCGACCGGCTCAACGACCTCGGCTATGCGGAGCGTGCGAAGGCGGAGAAGCCCGGCGAGTTCGCCCGCATCGACAACCTGTTGACCGTGCTTCCCCGGGGTGGCGATCAGGCCGGCCGCAGCATCCGCGTCACGCTCAGATCGCTTGGCCCTCGGGACCCCCGGCCGTTCGGGCCCGATGGCAAGCCGCTGCCGACGACGGTCATCGACAGGATCGACGTGGCTGGAGCACAGGCCATTGGCGCGGTGCAGCTCGAGCGGCCGTTGATGACGGCGCTGGTGACGGCCAACCGCGAGAAGCGGCGTCGCGTGTCGCTGAGCCTGATTCCCAGAATGATGGTCCAGGCCGTGCTCGCGATCGAGGACCGCCGGTTCTACGAGCATCCCGGGATTGATCCAATCCGCATTGTCGGTGCCGTCATCACCAACATCCGGGGAAACAAGCCGTACCTGGTGGGCGCCAGCACGCTGACCCAGCAGCTGATCAAGAACTTCTTTCTGACGCCGGAGAAGTCGTGGCGTCGCAAGTTGCAGGAACAGTTTCTCGCAGTGGTACTCGAGACGCGGGCCACGAAAGACGAGATCCTCGAGCTCTACCTGAACGACGTTTACCTCGGGCAGCGGGGATCGTTCGGCATTCACGGTGTGCCCGAAGCCGCGCGGCTGTTTTTCGGCAAGGACGTGACGAACCTGTCGCTGGCCGAAGCGGCCACGATCGCCGGCGTGATCCAGGCGCCCTTCACGCACTCGCCGTTCTCGTCGACCACGCGGGCGCGGGACCGCCGCAACGTCGTCCTTCAGGCGATGGCTGACGCCGGATACGTGAGCACGGCGGCGGCCGAGCGCGCCGGACGAGAGCCGGTCCAGATCGCCGCTCATGCGCTCGATACCGAAGCCCCTTACTTCATCGACCTGCTGGGCCAGGTGCTGGCCGAGCAGTATCCCGGGCTGCTGGCCAGCACGTTGCCCGTCGAGATCTACACGACGCTCGACATCAACCAGCAACGCATCGCCCAGGACGCCGTGCACGACGGCCTGGCGCAGATCGACCTCCAGCTGAGCCGGCGCAAGATCAAGACCCGGGCGCAGGTGGCGCTGATCGCCGTTGATCCGCGCACGGGCGACATCCTGGCGCTGGTCGGCGGGCGCACGTACAGCCAGTCCCAGTTCAACCGTGCGCTGGCGGCGAGGCGTCAGCCAGGATCGGTCTTCAAGCCCTTCGTCTACCTGGCCGCCTTCGAGAACGCCGCCCACGAGGGGCTGACCGACATCACGCCAGCCACGATCGTCGATGACGTACAGACGACGTTCACATTTGAGGGTAAGGAGTGGACGCCGGGCAACTACGAGAATGAGTACGACGGGGCCATCACGCTCCGGCGCGCGCTGGCCCACTCGCGCAACACCGCCACCGTCAAGGTGGCCGAAATGACGGGCTATGACAAGGTCGCGAACCTCTGGAAGCAGGTCGGATCGAGCACCGTGCCCAAGCCGTATCCGTCCATCGCGCTCGGGGTCTTCGAAGCCACGCCGTTCGAAGTCGCGACGGCGTACACGATCTTTCCGAACTATGGCGAACTTCGCCCTCTCCGCGCGCTCAGCCGCATCTTCAACGGCGGACACGAGGTTCGAGTGGTCACCCCGCCCGCCAGGCGCATCACCCGGCGCGACGCGACCTTCCTGGTCACCAATATGATGCGCAGCGTGCTCAATGAAGGGACCGGCGCGAGCGCACGCAGTTACGGATTCAGCGCAGACGCCGCCGGCAAGACCGGCACGACCAACGATCTGCGCGACGCCTGGTTCGTCGGATTCACGCCTGAGCTGCTGACGGCGGTGTGGGTGGGCTTCGACGACAACCAGCCGCTCGGACTGAGTGGCGCGGTCGCGGCGCTCCCGATCTGGACCCGCTTCATGATGGGCGCGCTCGCCGGACGTCCCCGCACGTCGTTTGGGGTGCCCGACGGCATCACCTTCGTGGACATCGATCGTGACACCGGCAAGATCGCGCAGCCGGCGTGCCCTCGGGTGTTCTCCGAGGCGTTTCTGATCGGTACCGAGCCGACCGAGATCTGCACGCTGCACAAGTTCTAG
- the bshC gene encoding bacillithiol biosynthesis cysteine-adding enzyme BshC, translating to MRLYPGIRRLAADYSDGADRLLDFFAGDPRQPEAWRKAIERAQTHPRNRAGLSDALTRQQRYRGAPPEALAASDRLRDPRSVAVVTGQQAGLFGGPLYTLLKAITALKLAARIRQDYQVPAEAVFWIESEDHDWNEVDHCQVLDADLQSATISLPSPARAGEVPVAQVRLDASVSACVDRLADVLPPTEFTSSLLTKIRGAYQPGHGMSEAFGRWLESLLGELGLIVYDAADPAAKPLVAHIFAHEAASAGHTAKLAAEAGERLVGLGYHAQVVPAPDQVSMFHLDGGRQAITLADGRFVVGGRAMDRKSLVELTASAPAAFSPNVLLRPIVQDALFPTIAYVAGPNELAYLGQLKAVYADFGVPMPLMYQRASATLLDSASVRFLAKYGVSLETLHARDEGTLNRLLESQLPPAVEQALHEADSAIGQRMQVLIDALPALDPTLEGAARSVAGRLRHELQGLHGKIIHAAKKRDETLRRQFGRTQAQAFPAGQAQERSTGFVYFLNRYGPALIDRLMSDLSIDPGSHWILTI from the coding sequence ATGCGCCTCTACCCGGGAATCCGCCGCCTGGCGGCTGACTATTCGGACGGCGCCGATCGCCTGCTCGACTTCTTCGCCGGGGACCCTCGCCAACCGGAAGCGTGGCGAAAAGCGATCGAGCGCGCCCAGACGCATCCCCGGAACCGAGCCGGTTTGTCTGATGCGCTGACGCGGCAGCAGCGGTACCGCGGAGCGCCGCCTGAGGCCTTGGCGGCATCCGACCGGCTCCGCGATCCCCGCTCGGTCGCAGTCGTCACGGGCCAACAGGCGGGGCTGTTTGGCGGCCCGCTCTATACCCTGCTCAAGGCCATCACGGCGCTGAAACTCGCGGCACGCATCCGGCAGGACTACCAGGTTCCCGCCGAGGCGGTGTTCTGGATTGAATCGGAAGATCACGACTGGAACGAGGTCGATCACTGCCAGGTGCTCGACGCCGATCTGCAGTCTGCCACTATCAGCCTGCCGAGTCCGGCGCGCGCGGGCGAGGTACCGGTAGCCCAGGTGCGGCTGGACGCAAGTGTGTCTGCCTGCGTCGATCGGCTGGCCGACGTGCTTCCGCCTACGGAATTTACGAGCAGCCTGCTGACGAAGATCCGCGGCGCGTACCAGCCGGGCCATGGCATGTCCGAGGCGTTCGGCCGCTGGCTGGAGTCACTCCTGGGCGAGTTGGGCTTGATTGTCTACGACGCCGCCGATCCGGCTGCCAAGCCGCTGGTCGCCCACATCTTCGCGCACGAAGCCGCGTCTGCGGGCCATACCGCCAAGCTCGCTGCCGAGGCCGGCGAGCGCCTGGTGGGTCTCGGCTATCACGCCCAGGTTGTGCCAGCGCCCGACCAGGTGTCGATGTTTCATCTCGACGGCGGCCGCCAGGCGATCACGCTAGCCGATGGCCGGTTTGTGGTGGGTGGACGTGCGATGGATCGGAAGTCACTCGTCGAGCTGACCGCGTCGGCGCCGGCGGCATTCAGCCCAAACGTGCTGCTCCGCCCGATCGTGCAGGATGCGCTCTTCCCGACCATCGCCTACGTGGCGGGCCCGAACGAACTGGCCTATCTCGGGCAGCTCAAAGCGGTCTACGCCGATTTTGGCGTCCCGATGCCCCTGATGTACCAGCGCGCGTCGGCCACGCTGCTCGATTCCGCCAGCGTGCGCTTTCTGGCGAAGTACGGCGTGTCTCTCGAGACGCTGCACGCACGGGACGAGGGCACGCTCAATCGCCTCCTCGAATCGCAGCTGCCACCCGCGGTTGAACAGGCGCTTCACGAAGCGGACTCGGCCATCGGGCAGCGGATGCAGGTACTGATCGACGCCCTGCCGGCGCTCGATCCGACGCTGGAAGGTGCAGCCCGGTCGGTGGCGGGCCGCCTTCGACATGAGCTCCAGGGGCTGCATGGCAAGATCATCCATGCCGCCAAGAAGCGCGACGAGACGCTCCGGCGGCAATTCGGGCGCACGCAGGCGCAGGCGTTTCCGGCCGGACAGGCCCAGGAGCGGTCGACCGGATTTGTGTATTTTCTGAACCGCTACGGACCGGCCCTGATCGATCGACTGATGAGCGACCTCTCGATCGATCCGGGCTCGCACTGGATTCTGACGATTTAG